The following are encoded together in the Strongyloides ratti genome assembly S_ratti_ED321, chromosome : 2 genome:
- a CDS encoding Ribosome biogenesis regulatory protein homolog — protein MSVVELVEVNYKTCKVEKTIEPLCDPGNLLLIDKDSIFEDENKKVIPSNEALLNMARDNTQYLFNKIWDLEKVTVDEAICVKLPSKIYKLPREKPLPKEKEPTKWEKYAKEKGIVKKKKDKKIWDSDSKTWKPTFGYNRGNDDTKDWLIEIPQNADPMKDYFKERENAKKERTAKNEFQRLKNISKNNKKN, from the exons atgtctGTTGTTGAGCTTGTAGaagtaaattataaaacttgTAAAGTAGAAAAGACTATTGAACCATTATGTGATCCAGGTAATCTATTACTTATTGATAAAGATTCAATATTTGaagatgaaaataaaaaagt aatTCCTAGTAATGAAGCTTTATTGAATATGGCTAGAGATAATActcaatatctttttaataaaatttgggATTTGGAAAAAGTTACTGTAGACGAAGCAATATGTGTAAAATTACCttctaaaatttataaattaccAAGAGAAAAACCTTTACCAAAAGAAAAAGAACCAACAAAATGGGAAAAATATGCTAAAGAAAAAGGTATTGTTAAGAAGAAAaaggataaaaaaatttgggATAGTGATTCAAAGACTTGGAAACCAACCTTTGGTTATAATCGTGGTAATGATGATACAAAAGATTGGTTAATTGAAATACCTCAAAATGCCGATCCAATGAAGGACTATTTCAAGGAACGTGAAAATGCCAAGAAGGAACGGACAGCTAAAAATGAATTTCAGAGGctcaaaaatatttctaaaaataacaaaaaaaattaa